One region of Hydrogenobaculum sp. Y04AAS1 genomic DNA includes:
- a CDS encoding argininosuccinate synthase — MAKRVILAYSGGLDTSIIVRWLTERGFEVMTYTADVGQKEELSEIPEKARKAGAVEAIVEDIREEFVKDFCLPTLRALALYEGKYPLTASLSRPLISKKLIEYAKKRNADYIAHGSTGKGNDQVRFEVSAWALNPDIEVLAPVREWEFKSREQEIEYALKYNIPVKATKENPYSIDRNLWGVSIECGILEDPYQEPPKDAYQITKDPEEAPNTPEYVDITFEEGTPVAINGKSFDTLYKLIEHLNDIAAPHGVGRIDMVENRLVGIKSREIYEAPGAMCLYKAYNDLASLTLDKYTYQYLIGHVSNTYANLVYEGLWFSPLREALDAFNNNISKYINGTVRLKLYKGNIDVVGRKSPNALYIEELSTYTEKDAFDHKAGAMFTKVYGLPLKVLGRVKAKNQK; from the coding sequence ATGGCAAAAAGAGTGATACTTGCTTATTCTGGTGGTTTGGATACGTCTATCATAGTAAGATGGCTTACGGAAAGAGGTTTCGAGGTGATGACCTACACAGCAGATGTAGGACAAAAAGAAGAACTTTCAGAAATACCAGAAAAAGCTAGAAAAGCCGGGGCTGTAGAGGCCATAGTAGAAGACATAAGAGAGGAGTTTGTCAAAGATTTTTGTCTTCCAACCCTTAGGGCTTTGGCTTTGTATGAGGGTAAATATCCTCTTACAGCTTCTTTATCAAGACCTCTTATATCTAAAAAACTTATAGAATACGCCAAAAAAAGAAATGCAGATTACATAGCCCATGGGTCCACCGGTAAAGGAAACGACCAAGTGAGATTTGAAGTATCAGCTTGGGCTTTAAACCCAGATATAGAAGTATTAGCACCTGTAAGAGAATGGGAATTTAAATCAAGAGAGCAAGAGATAGAATATGCTTTAAAATACAACATTCCTGTAAAAGCTACAAAAGAAAACCCATACTCCATAGATAGAAATCTCTGGGGTGTATCTATAGAATGTGGTATCTTAGAAGACCCTTATCAAGAGCCACCAAAAGATGCCTATCAAATCACAAAAGATCCAGAAGAAGCACCAAATACTCCAGAATATGTAGATATTACCTTTGAAGAAGGAACTCCTGTAGCTATAAACGGTAAAAGCTTTGATACTCTTTATAAGCTTATAGAACATCTAAACGATATAGCAGCTCCTCACGGCGTAGGACGCATAGACATGGTAGAAAATAGACTGGTAGGCATAAAAAGTAGAGAGATTTACGAAGCTCCTGGGGCTATGTGTTTATACAAAGCTTACAACGACTTAGCATCTTTGACTTTGGACAAATACACTTATCAGTATCTAATAGGACATGTATCAAACACCTACGCAAATTTAGTATATGAAGGGCTTTGGTTTTCTCCTTTAAGGGAAGCCTTGGACGCTTTTAACAACAACATATCAAAATATATAAACGGTACAGTAAGGCTAAAGCTATACAAAGGAAATATAGATGTGGTGGGAAGAAAATCTCCAAACGCTCTATATATTGAAGAGCTTTCCACATACACAGAGAAAGATGCTTTCGATCATAAAGCTGGTGCTATGTTTACAAAGGTTTACGGCTTGCCTTTAAAAGTTTTAGGTCGCGTAAAAGCTAAAAACCAAAAATAA
- a CDS encoding Trm112 family protein, with amino-acid sequence MINKELLDIIACPKCKGGLLYNEKKDILICGNCKLVYEIEEDIPILLVEQAKPLDEYIKKP; translated from the coding sequence ATGATAAACAAAGAACTATTAGATATCATAGCTTGTCCTAAGTGTAAGGGCGGGCTTCTTTACAACGAAAAGAAGGATATATTAATTTGTGGTAATTGTAAACTCGTTTACGAGATTGAAGAAGATATACCAATTCTTCTTGTAGAACAAGCAAAACCTCTTGATGAATACATCAAAAAACCTTAG
- a CDS encoding AAA family ATPase: protein MKLLPIGIQTFEKIRNSNYYYVDKTMFVKKLENGGYYFLSRPRRFGKSLFLDTLKEAFSGNKELFKGLYLYENWGWDKKYPIIKFDLSQAYPDTEENLIKSLDSFLKAVAKEHQITLEEEILGLKFKELIQKLYEKYNQKVVVLIDEYDKPILDVIEDIEKARRNRDILKKFFEILKPSDPYLKLVFLTGVSRFSKVSIFSGLNQLNDITIDPSFATVCGYTQSELESVFHDRLKDFDKEKIKQWYNGYSWLGESVYNPFDILLLFSEKRFRAFWFETATPTFLIKMFMKNRYYIPKLDNLEVGDEILSNLDVDNIRVENLLFQLGYLTIKEFLEEDGVYILSYPNLEVRKSLNNAFLFYLDFGTSNITKTELNIKQIFKF from the coding sequence ATGAAGCTTTTACCAATAGGTATACAAACATTTGAAAAAATAAGAAATAGCAACTATTATTATGTAGATAAAACAATGTTTGTTAAAAAATTAGAAAACGGTGGATATTATTTTTTATCCCGCCCAAGAAGGTTTGGCAAATCTCTTTTTCTTGATACACTAAAAGAAGCGTTTTCTGGCAACAAAGAACTGTTTAAAGGCTTGTATCTATATGAGAACTGGGGTTGGGATAAAAAATATCCTATTATAAAATTTGATTTAAGTCAAGCTTATCCTGATACAGAAGAAAATCTTATAAAATCATTAGATTCTTTCCTAAAAGCTGTAGCAAAAGAGCATCAGATAACCTTAGAAGAAGAGATATTAGGCCTAAAATTTAAAGAGCTCATCCAAAAACTGTATGAAAAATACAATCAAAAAGTAGTAGTGCTTATAGATGAATACGATAAGCCTATACTTGATGTAATAGAAGATATAGAAAAAGCAAGAAGAAATAGAGATATACTAAAAAAGTTTTTTGAGATACTAAAACCCTCTGATCCTTATCTTAAACTTGTATTTCTTACAGGGGTGTCAAGGTTTTCAAAAGTATCTATATTTAGTGGACTAAATCAGCTAAACGATATAACCATAGACCCAAGTTTTGCCACTGTTTGTGGATATACACAATCTGAACTTGAAAGTGTATTTCATGATAGGCTAAAGGATTTTGATAAAGAGAAGATAAAACAGTGGTACAACGGCTATAGTTGGCTTGGGGAAAGTGTTTACAATCCTTTTGATATACTCCTTCTTTTTTCAGAAAAAAGGTTTAGAGCCTTTTGGTTTGAAACAGCAACACCTACATTTTTGATAAAGATGTTTATGAAAAACAGATACTACATCCCAAAGCTTGATAACCTGGAAGTAGGAGATGAGATCTTATCAAATCTTGATGTAGACAACATAAGGGTAGAAAATCTTTTGTTTCAATTAGGATATCTTACGATAAAAGAGTTTTTAGAAGAAGATGGAGTGTATATCCTATCTTACCCAAACTTAGAAGTAAGGAAAAGTTTAAACAACGCCTTTCTTTTTTATTTAGATTTTGGCACTAGTAATATAACAAAAACAGAACTTAATATAAAACAAATTTTCAAATTTTAA
- the smc gene encoding chromosome segregation protein SMC, with protein MENAYIEKIVVTNFKSYGTEKLEIPIGEGFIGIVGPNGAGKSNIGDAISFGLGLSTSKTMRAKNLTHLIYSKQGQREDFAQVDIHFSNPQIFGYDEFVVTRIIYKDGKSVYKLNGKIIREKDLHLILARGGIYKEGYNIVLQGDIVKFVKITPLERRKIIEDVAGISEYEQKRQFALEELGEADIKIRELKPLVEELEANLEKFEKEKERLHQYKALMEKKHILECVLLLKEKQSLLKDLQKTSEEKEALETKSSKLLETIDIKTKELKDVEQKITNLQETLLPYRESSGKLSAKIEYIKEQKASKEQELKKELSHKEDIEKKIDFLEKDLLSLEKELLGIEQEKLSKEKEFYSIEELIKEKEKELKSTEEKLNLSPEEIEQIEKKEKELKSILEQKKKQYQQYIDQIQDISQKQNRYKDDIQRLKADLQALEQKDFVEEKLKTFQKNIEEARLSIEAIQQTIAKYTSSLTETKKEIEQIISEKARIESQLRYNEDDTYIFQNIKGVYGKVEDLISLKDEEYKTAIEAAAGARLSYVVVESEEIAKTCIELLKKNSDKRVSFIPLNRIKTQSLPPYPRQRGYIDFAVKLVDYDKALEPAISFVFGDTLVVESFDVAKSLQNYRCVTLEGEVFEKSGVITGGKAKQHSNIGKKALLEKLEFLNEKYNLLKAKEQQLDQNIGKAKSSLIEKEGVIAINTKYIKDLENQKKDTLLQKSNILERIKSGEEYIEHLENKKKELLEMLEPLKEEIKYIEEKLTNLELRKKDILSYYTSKEIKELKDTIEYYKKLHLDKTKELNTIELKKNDISKNIEYVKSSVDQKKQELIGAHSQIKSLEQELTSLDLELKSAEEELKESNAMFYKLYEEKELLEKEQKNLQSELGGLKLEHERLLEEIGSLSNDITRIQTKIESINEALKEKEYDGTIYEEQNQSASKLKEELERTKKLLESMSDINLKAEEEYEETLNRLKDYKEKLDQLIKDKQAIKAMIEEIDRKKYSAFMEAFNNIRKNFKEIYAKVSYQGKADLSLDNEEDPFSGGVSIFVKPRGKDVQYVEAMSGGEQTLAAMSLIFAIQEYKPSVFYYFDEIDAHLDEANAYLLGQMIKEKSKNVQFIVVTLRENLANFADKLIGVTNKDGISKTLTFKSLKEVS; from the coding sequence ATGGAAAATGCCTACATAGAAAAAATTGTAGTTACAAACTTTAAATCCTATGGCACAGAAAAACTAGAAATACCAATAGGAGAGGGCTTTATAGGGATAGTGGGGCCAAACGGAGCTGGAAAATCAAACATAGGTGATGCTATATCCTTTGGTCTTGGGCTTTCCACATCAAAAACCATGCGGGCTAAAAACCTCACACACCTTATATATTCAAAACAAGGTCAAAGAGAAGATTTTGCACAGGTGGATATACACTTTTCAAACCCACAAATATTTGGATACGATGAGTTTGTAGTTACAAGGATTATCTATAAAGATGGTAAAAGCGTATATAAACTAAACGGCAAAATTATAAGAGAAAAAGATTTGCATCTAATACTTGCAAGAGGTGGCATATACAAAGAAGGCTACAACATAGTATTACAAGGAGATATAGTAAAATTTGTAAAAATAACACCTTTAGAGCGAAGAAAAATCATAGAGGATGTAGCAGGTATAAGCGAATACGAGCAAAAAAGACAGTTTGCTTTAGAAGAACTAGGAGAGGCTGATATAAAAATAAGAGAGTTAAAACCACTTGTAGAAGAATTAGAGGCAAATTTAGAAAAATTTGAGAAAGAAAAAGAAAGGCTTCATCAATACAAAGCTTTGATGGAGAAAAAACATATACTTGAGTGTGTTTTGCTTTTAAAAGAAAAACAAAGCCTTCTAAAGGACTTGCAAAAAACTTCCGAGGAAAAAGAAGCTTTAGAGACTAAAAGCTCAAAACTTTTAGAAACCATAGATATTAAAACCAAAGAACTAAAGGATGTAGAACAAAAAATCACAAACTTACAAGAAACCCTTCTTCCTTACAGAGAATCTTCTGGTAAGCTATCGGCAAAGATAGAATACATAAAAGAGCAAAAAGCCTCGAAAGAGCAAGAACTAAAAAAAGAGCTATCCCATAAAGAAGATATTGAAAAAAAGATTGATTTTCTTGAAAAAGATTTGCTTAGTTTAGAAAAAGAGCTTTTAGGGATAGAACAAGAAAAATTATCAAAAGAAAAAGAGTTTTATAGCATAGAAGAGCTTATAAAAGAAAAAGAAAAAGAACTAAAATCCACCGAAGAAAAGCTAAATCTATCACCAGAGGAGATAGAACAGATAGAGAAAAAAGAAAAAGAGTTAAAGTCCATTTTAGAACAAAAGAAAAAACAATACCAGCAATATATAGACCAAATCCAAGATATATCCCAAAAACAAAATAGATACAAAGACGACATACAAAGACTAAAAGCCGATTTACAAGCGTTAGAACAAAAAGATTTTGTTGAAGAAAAACTAAAAACATTCCAAAAAAATATAGAAGAGGCAAGGCTTTCTATAGAAGCGATACAGCAAACTATAGCCAAATATACAAGTTCCTTGACAGAAACAAAGAAAGAAATAGAGCAAATCATATCAGAAAAAGCAAGAATAGAGTCTCAGCTTAGATACAATGAGGATGATACTTATATATTCCAAAATATAAAAGGCGTTTATGGTAAAGTAGAAGATCTTATAAGCTTAAAAGATGAAGAATACAAAACAGCTATAGAAGCTGCGGCTGGGGCTAGGCTTTCTTATGTGGTTGTGGAATCTGAGGAAATAGCAAAAACTTGTATTGAGCTTTTAAAAAAGAACTCTGATAAAAGAGTAAGCTTTATACCGCTAAACCGTATAAAAACCCAAAGTTTACCACCTTATCCAAGACAGCGCGGATATATAGACTTTGCAGTAAAGCTTGTTGATTACGATAAAGCGTTAGAGCCTGCCATAAGCTTTGTTTTTGGCGATACTCTTGTGGTAGAGAGCTTTGATGTGGCTAAAAGCCTACAAAACTATAGATGTGTAACATTAGAAGGAGAAGTATTTGAAAAATCTGGTGTTATAACAGGGGGAAAAGCAAAACAACACTCAAACATCGGCAAAAAAGCCCTTTTAGAAAAACTAGAATTTTTAAACGAAAAATATAACCTCTTAAAAGCAAAAGAACAACAGCTAGACCAAAATATCGGTAAAGCAAAGTCTTCGCTCATAGAAAAAGAAGGTGTAATAGCAATAAATACAAAGTATATCAAAGATTTGGAAAATCAAAAAAAAGATACGCTCTTACAAAAATCAAATATATTAGAGCGTATAAAATCTGGTGAAGAATACATAGAGCACTTAGAAAACAAGAAAAAAGAGCTATTAGAGATGTTAGAACCTTTGAAAGAGGAGATAAAATATATAGAAGAAAAGCTTACAAACCTAGAACTTAGAAAAAAAGATATACTTTCATACTATACTAGCAAAGAGATAAAAGAGCTTAAAGATACTATAGAATATTACAAAAAGCTTCATTTAGACAAAACAAAAGAACTAAACACCATAGAACTAAAGAAAAATGACATCTCAAAAAATATAGAATATGTAAAATCCTCTGTAGACCAAAAAAAGCAAGAACTTATTGGAGCTCATTCTCAAATAAAGAGTTTAGAACAAGAGCTAACGTCTTTAGATCTTGAACTAAAAAGCGCAGAAGAAGAGTTGAAAGAATCAAATGCAATGTTTTATAAGCTTTACGAAGAGAAAGAGCTTTTAGAGAAAGAGCAAAAAAATTTACAATCAGAACTAGGTGGTCTTAAGCTAGAGCACGAGAGACTTTTGGAGGAGATTGGCTCTTTATCAAACGACATCACAAGAATTCAAACAAAGATAGAATCTATAAACGAAGCTCTAAAAGAAAAGGAGTACGACGGTACCATCTACGAAGAGCAAAACCAAAGCGCTTCAAAATTAAAAGAAGAACTAGAACGTACCAAAAAACTTTTGGAGAGTATGAGCGATATAAATCTAAAAGCCGAAGAAGAATACGAAGAAACCCTAAACAGATTAAAAGACTACAAAGAAAAATTAGATCAACTCATAAAAGACAAGCAAGCGATAAAGGCTATGATAGAGGAGATAGATAGAAAAAAGTACAGCGCTTTTATGGAGGCTTTTAACAACATAAGAAAAAATTTCAAAGAAATATACGCTAAAGTATCTTATCAAGGAAAAGCGGATTTATCTTTGGACAACGAAGAGGACCCATTTTCTGGTGGTGTTTCTATATTTGTAAAACCAAGAGGAAAAGATGTGCAGTACGTAGAGGCGATGTCTGGTGGAGAGCAAACGCTGGCGGCAATGTCTTTGATCTTTGCCATACAAGAGTATAAACCATCGGTGTTTTATTACTTTGATGAGATAGATGCTCATTTAGACGAGGCAAATGCCTATCTTCTTGGTCAGATGATAAAAGAAAAATCAAAAAATGTGCAGTTTATAGTGGTAACCCTCAGAGAAAACCTGGCAAACTTTGCAGATAAGCTTATAGGAGTAACCAACAAAGACGGTATTTCAAAAACCCTTACCTTCAAATCTTTAAAAGAGGTATCTTAA
- a CDS encoding ABC transporter permease: MWKTKFALSIIVFLTILAVGADFIAPYSYKKQFREYVFAPPTPLHLSLHGLYIYKLKPVQSLTRTYIEDKNKICYIDFFVKSKNDFKLFRPNCGHIFLLGTDALGRDEFSRLLYALRVSLAISIIGAITTITIGTLIGSLAGYVGGILDNIVMRFVEVMMAMPTFYLMLSIRALFPLDISGVYVFGMIVFILSFFGFAPFSRIIRGMVLSIREYDYVNVAKFYGANPFYIIFKHILPNIKSYIVISTVLSIPAYIVAEGSLSFLGLGIEEPYPSLGNMLPKSIYIILLYPWTLSSAIVIFLLIVALNLLGDGLSEQG, from the coding sequence ATGTGGAAAACTAAGTTTGCACTTAGTATAATTGTGTTCTTAACAATCCTTGCTGTAGGTGCAGATTTTATAGCCCCTTACTCATATAAAAAGCAATTTAGAGAGTATGTCTTTGCCCCGCCTACTCCTCTACATTTATCCTTACATGGGCTTTATATATACAAATTAAAACCTGTTCAATCTCTAACCAGGACCTATATAGAGGATAAAAATAAAATCTGTTATATAGATTTTTTCGTAAAATCAAAAAACGATTTTAAGCTTTTTAGACCAAACTGTGGGCATATATTTTTACTTGGTACAGATGCTCTTGGAAGAGATGAATTTTCTAGACTTTTATACGCTTTAAGGGTATCCCTTGCAATATCTATAATAGGTGCTATTACCACAATTACAATAGGTACTTTGATAGGTAGTTTAGCTGGATATGTAGGTGGTATTTTAGACAACATAGTGATGAGATTTGTAGAAGTTATGATGGCTATGCCTACATTTTATCTTATGCTATCTATAAGAGCGCTTTTTCCCCTTGATATATCTGGGGTTTATGTGTTTGGAATGATCGTTTTTATATTGTCGTTTTTTGGTTTTGCACCCTTTTCAAGGATTATAAGGGGAATGGTTTTATCAATAAGAGAATACGATTATGTAAATGTTGCAAAATTTTACGGAGCAAACCCTTTTTATATCATCTTTAAGCATATTCTACCAAATATAAAAAGCTACATCGTGATAAGCACAGTTTTATCTATACCTGCTTACATAGTAGCTGAAGGTTCTCTTAGCTTTTTAGGACTTGGTATAGAAGAACCATATCCATCTTTAGGAAACATGCTACCAAAAAGCATATACATTATACTGCTCTATCCTTGGACGCTATCCTCAGCTATTGTGATATTTTTACTTATAGTGGCGTTAAACCTCTTAGGAGACGGATTATCAGAGCAAGGATGA
- a CDS encoding LL-diaminopimelate aminotransferase: protein MEFEFSERLKVLPPYLFAAIDKKKREKAAQGADIIDLGIGDPDLPTPKPIVEAGKAALEKPEHHRYPSYEGMYAFRKAVADWYKKRFGVLLDPDKEIVTLIGSKEGIAHFPLAFVNPGDYVLCPDPGYPVYKISTIFAGGIPYMLPLKEENGFLPDIDSIPQNVLQKAKIIWVNYPNNPTSAKAPDSFYKKLIEFAHKYGIIIASDLAYSEIYASEPPRSILEFEGAKDVAIEFHSLSKTYNMTGWRIGMAVGNPSLIAGLGKIKTNVDSGQFQAIQEAGIKALSLDDSVVQNLRDIYKERRKVMTEALKAINLDVFESDATFYLWIKVPKGFTSAGFAELLLDKLAIVVTPGSGFGEAGEGYFRISLTVDTNRLKEAADRIKTLTL from the coding sequence ATGGAATTTGAGTTTTCTGAAAGGCTAAAGGTTTTACCACCGTATTTGTTTGCGGCTATTGATAAGAAAAAAAGGGAAAAGGCTGCTCAAGGAGCAGACATAATAGACTTAGGTATAGGCGATCCAGACCTTCCAACTCCAAAGCCTATAGTGGAAGCTGGAAAAGCGGCTTTAGAAAAACCAGAGCATCATAGGTATCCTTCTTACGAAGGTATGTATGCTTTTAGGAAAGCTGTGGCAGATTGGTATAAAAAGCGTTTTGGCGTACTGCTAGATCCAGATAAAGAAATTGTGACACTTATAGGTTCTAAAGAAGGGATAGCTCATTTTCCACTTGCTTTTGTAAATCCTGGAGATTACGTGCTTTGTCCAGATCCTGGTTATCCGGTTTACAAGATATCCACTATCTTTGCTGGTGGCATTCCTTACATGTTGCCCCTAAAAGAAGAAAATGGCTTCTTGCCAGATATAGATTCTATACCTCAAAATGTTTTACAAAAAGCCAAAATAATATGGGTAAACTATCCAAACAATCCCACCTCTGCAAAAGCGCCAGATTCTTTTTATAAAAAGCTTATAGAGTTTGCTCATAAATACGGTATTATAATAGCCTCTGATTTGGCTTATTCTGAGATATACGCATCAGAACCGCCTCGCTCTATTCTTGAATTTGAAGGAGCTAAAGATGTGGCTATAGAGTTTCACTCTTTATCCAAAACTTACAACATGACTGGTTGGCGTATTGGTATGGCAGTTGGTAATCCAAGTCTTATAGCTGGTCTTGGCAAGATCAAGACAAACGTAGATTCAGGACAGTTTCAAGCCATACAAGAAGCAGGTATAAAGGCCCTTAGCTTAGACGATAGCGTAGTTCAAAATCTTAGAGATATATATAAAGAAAGAAGAAAAGTTATGACAGAGGCTTTAAAAGCCATAAACCTTGACGTATTCGAATCAGATGCCACATTTTACCTTTGGATTAAAGTGCCAAAAGGTTTTACCTCTGCTGGTTTTGCAGAGCTTTTGTTAGATAAACTTGCCATAGTGGTAACACCGGGTAGTGGTTTTGGTGAAGCGGGAGAAGGTTATTTTAGGATATCTCTTACCGTAGATACAAATAGACTAAAAGAAGCTGCCGATAGGATAAAAACGCTCACTTTATGA
- a CDS encoding fumarylacetoacetate hydrolase family protein, whose amino-acid sequence MYRFQRKNDSIWLLGKNKEVKFKPTKVVCVGLNYKAHAKELNMDIPKEPLLFLKPTSSIILDQEDIIYPRASTRVDYEGELAIVISKTSKKLSYKDAKDAILGFCIANDVTARDLQKKDIQFTRSKSFDTFCPVGPAIVKDVDPFDLNIKTYLNNQLKQQGNTSDMIFDVYEIVSFVSHIMSLYPHDIIITGTPPGVGPMQIGDKVSIEIEGIGILTNIVKEDVEN is encoded by the coding sequence ATGTATAGATTTCAAAGAAAAAACGATAGTATCTGGCTTTTAGGAAAAAACAAAGAAGTAAAGTTTAAACCCACAAAGGTTGTATGCGTTGGGTTAAACTATAAAGCCCATGCCAAAGAGCTCAATATGGATATACCAAAAGAACCACTTTTGTTTTTAAAACCCACAAGCAGTATAATTTTAGATCAAGAAGATATAATATATCCAAGAGCCTCTACAAGAGTTGATTACGAAGGAGAGCTCGCTATCGTTATATCTAAAACATCCAAAAAACTCTCTTACAAAGATGCAAAAGATGCAATCTTGGGATTTTGTATAGCAAACGATGTCACAGCAAGAGATTTGCAGAAAAAAGATATACAGTTCACAAGATCAAAGTCCTTTGATACATTTTGCCCTGTAGGACCAGCAATAGTAAAAGATGTAGATCCATTTGATCTAAATATAAAAACGTATCTAAACAACCAATTGAAGCAGCAGGGCAACACTTCAGATATGATATTTGATGTATATGAGATTGTAAGCTTTGTATCGCATATTATGAGTCTTTATCCACACGATATAATTATCACAGGTACACCACCGGGTGTTGGCCCTATGCAAATAGGGGACAAAGTAAGCATAGAGATAGAAGGAATAGGTATTTTAACAAACATCGTTAAAGAAGATGTGGAAAACTAA
- a CDS encoding DUF58 domain-containing protein — protein sequence MNVKITPLGIFYIIIMLLFGFAAINTTNNLLYMITSFMMAFMIISGIISYYNIKFLELTFIKAYDFFANEPGKVIISIRNKKSWPSFLINVFVAKDLNKDVKRFFKTYKTLEIVYEKSIFMLKAKEEKQIELILSFEKRGNYKELEVYISSDFPFGFAYREIKYVVPADIYVYPNPKQYKINTANYRSEKGFIKTNEGQELYQIREYNSEHPKYINWKASAKVQKLMVNDFSDFISKEIILRPEDFDMDLEQKLSCMSFIVLEASKQNAKVGLDWNGFVIPPSDSMFHYIKILRFLATA from the coding sequence ATGAATGTAAAGATAACCCCACTTGGTATATTTTATATAATTATAATGCTTCTTTTTGGCTTTGCCGCCATAAACACCACCAACAATCTCCTTTATATGATCACATCTTTTATGATGGCTTTTATGATAATAAGTGGTATTATATCCTACTACAATATTAAATTTTTAGAACTTACATTTATAAAAGCCTATGATTTTTTTGCAAATGAACCAGGAAAAGTGATCATATCTATAAGAAATAAAAAAAGCTGGCCCTCTTTTCTTATAAATGTATTTGTGGCAAAAGATTTAAATAAAGATGTAAAAAGATTTTTTAAAACATACAAAACCCTTGAAATAGTCTATGAAAAATCTATTTTTATGCTAAAAGCCAAAGAAGAAAAACAGATAGAGCTTATATTAAGTTTTGAAAAAAGAGGCAATTACAAAGAGCTTGAGGTTTATATATCCTCTGATTTTCCTTTTGGTTTTGCATATAGAGAGATAAAATATGTAGTCCCAGCAGATATATACGTATATCCAAATCCCAAACAATACAAAATAAATACAGCTAACTACAGATCAGAAAAAGGTTTTATAAAGACAAACGAGGGACAAGAGCTTTATCAAATAAGAGAATATAATAGCGAACATCCAAAGTATATAAACTGGAAAGCTTCAGCCAAGGTGCAAAAGTTGATGGTAAACGATTTTTCAGATTTTATAAGCAAAGAAATAATACTAAGACCAGAGGATTTTGATATGGATTTAGAACAAAAACTATCTTGTATGAGTTTTATAGTGTTAGAAGCCTCAAAACAAAATGCAAAAGTAGGGCTTGATTGGAATGGTTTTGTTATCCCGCCAAGCGATTCTATGTTTCATTATATAAAGATTTTAAGATTCTTGGCTACAGCGTAA
- a CDS encoding PD-(D/E)XK nuclease domain-containing protein, whose product MVYALFNGAGLNVVAEDNTNKGQIDLSVLSDNSIYIIEFKVVEDKEEGVALKQIKDKRYYEKYKGKYNDICLIGIEFSKKDKNIVGFEWEKI is encoded by the coding sequence ATTGTATATGCACTTTTTAACGGAGCAGGGCTAAATGTAGTAGCAGAAGACAACACCAACAAAGGCCAGATAGATCTAAGTGTACTAAGTGATAACAGCATTTATATCATAGAGTTTAAGGTAGTAGAAGACAAAGAAGAGGGTGTTGCTTTAAAACAGATAAAAGATAAAAGGTATTATGAAAAGTACAAAGGCAAATATAATGATATATGCCTAATAGGCATAGAGTTTAGCAAGAAAGATAAAAATATTGTAGGTTTTGAGTGGGAGAAGATATAG